Genomic segment of Vairimorpha necatrix chromosome 4, complete sequence:
atcaaatattggtaaaattacatttttatacaaataaactacattttatgtttttttcagatataattttgtttataaacaaacaaatttaataaataataatagacaatataaacaaatgaataagcttttaaaatattttgtatattctTGCCTGACCATTCATTTTTCTATAGTCTCATATGAACTCGTTCGTATATTTTTCACATCTATACCTAAGTATCTTCTACCTTATGATTTATCATATAATAAGCTACAATACATTAAATTTGTCATTTGTAAAATGCTAAAACTATTGTCgttttatttgattatgtttattgtaAACTTAAAATCTAAAGATGAACACGTTAAAGATCCAAATATATCTGAAGATTCAGTTATATTAGATTTGCAAAATCTTAATGAAAGTGTACAGTCATCATATAATGATAGATGGGAAAGAACATCACGATTTATCAAATCTAATAGAGCTTTATTATCagtatatttgtatttaatatCTATTGATCTTGATACATTCAATCCcattttatatgtaataGCTCCTTATCTCatgtataaaattctatataaattatatagtaGACACAAAtatactaaaatatttttttggtcTGCTATTTCTACTATCGCAGCTGCTTTATACAAGTTTTTAGCtcataaaaaaagtaaatcacaaattattgaaaatgatAAGTTGCCGAAAGAAATAATGCGATacttgataaaaaatggTTATGAAGTTGTTACATTCAATATAGAATCTGATGTTTACAATGTAGGAGTTATCGAGGCTATGAATAATGTatctatatttatatttggtAATATATGGGAAATATTTACAGATGACGAATTTACAAGCGTGTTGTATCATGAAATAGGTCATGTAGTAAACAAAAGTTTATTGAGCAGGATGTTAATTTCCAAAGCTTTagatatatttatgtatGTAATCGAATTCTTTATGATTTATAAGAATAGAAGTTTATTAAAGCAAGATAATACATCTAATACAGACGAGGATAGAGATATAGAAATTAAGAATATTATATGTTTGTATGTAATTCTTTGCATTTCGATTAGtccatttataaatatgattaataatatttattcatTTATTGATGAAAGTGAGGCAGACCTATTTAGTGTGAAAAACTTTGATAGAAAACATCTTATAAGCGctcttataaaatttacagTGGAAAATAAGGCGAATTTTGATTcgtctttattatttaatttcatgTACTTTACGCATCCTTGTTTAAAAAGACGTGTTGAGCTTATTAAtgaaatgtaaaaaatatcaaattaaaaaataaatgaacttcataaataaaattaaaattttgtatagTAAATTAAGGAAGCTCTATGAAAGTCTAAGAAAACATCCATTgaatttgttaaaaatattttttcttatattcaaatatttaaaataaagaatgATGATTTAGTTAGAATATTGAGAAATAATCTAATTTAGACGCATCGTGttacattaatttttaatcaaattaagtaaaaattttcaattccgtttttttaagaaaaaatattgaaatacTTCTTACGTTTAATTTTCTGAGGtctcaaattttttataatttgatattttataatttcttaagttttttttcattgcttatatattataattaaagaataatttttattgtcaaTCTATAATTTGCACtattttaaacataaaactGTAGAAATTACGTAATTGTTTCGGTACacgtttttttatttcatgtattttttatttagctaaaaaaattcagatGTTTATTATACTATAGTTATTCATGTATTTGCGATTTAATTTGGCATGTATTGTCATCTATTTCGTAACACGTTAAGAATGCTTATTgtagtaaaaaaagagttttaacagattttttattgatatgaataataaatttatttattattttttatagagcGTATCATGGCATTCAAGACAACTTCCATAATACTTTTCTGATTCGCCATCATTTACCGTGTCTATTAGTTGtgttttttgatttaaatcGGCTCTAATATTGGTTTCGGCAGGTTTACTACAATAATGGCACTTCGATTGAATTCTTATTGTAGAGTGTAGCTTATCattaagatattttattgtatcCCATGTATTGTTATCATGAGTTTCTGAAATTCCGCAAACATATATCTTCACTCCATACTCTTGGTTTATTTTAGTCAGTTGGTCAATATGTTTTCTTGTAAAAAACTGAATTTCATCACAAAATACTGCTTTTATCTTGTTTTTATGTTcgagttttttaaatttctcaAACAAATTCATATCTTCAGTTACTATCTCATCTGGATTTACTTCTTCAGTAAAACGAGCTCTCGATTggattttaaattctccATTGTGATTTGGAAAATCTCTTTGCAATATCCAACGGGCATCTGGGTCTACTAAGGATATTATCTCTAACAAAAGCATAGTTTTCCCAGATAACACACTACCAGTGATAAACTTCAACATGGGGTAatctaatataaaatatttatagtacCGAAAAAAATTGCAAATTACAAAATCATGTATAAACTCTAATTATTGactataatatttcatattaatttccctccaaaaattgaaaaaatttgacgtttgttttttttgtaaaaatacttataatatttcaattttataaataatcgtatatttaaatagtCCTATTATATTGcctttgtaaaaaataagaaaatgacatgtaaaatataagatTATTTTGATGAAACATCAAGACGATTATTGTTTAAGGCATTATTCGtaacaagaaaaaattgatgCTGAGAATGTAAATGTTATTTGAATCCAtctttattgttattaatTAGTATTGTCTGCTATTATATAATGAGAATTTGCACTGTTGACAATATTTTAgcaaaatttgatttatagtcttaaaagatttataatcagtacatatttttatttacttgCGTTGATGATTCTAgtcattttaaataaacatttgaATGCAGaatttttagtaataattcacaaattaaaattaagtaagtaaaaatattcacaAATAGATTACATAGCTAGAAAAGCACAAACCGACGAAAAgagaaatttaatatagGCAAATATATAGCTATAAATCATCGTCATAacgaaatttaatattgaaaaaattagtttaattttaaatatttattaccCTTTTTTTGTCggcataaaaaattttatttcacTTGTTGCGacgaaaaaaagaattaatgCATATTGCTCATACTTTCTgattattaaatgttttgaGAGTTTGTggtcttttttttgtatttttgttatgttttttttagatatgaTCATCTGTCgctgataaaaattttaattacaaaaatttatatattgagTCATGTAACTCAACTTTCTCAAAATTGCTTCATTCAATTGTAAAAGAATTATTTGAGTTTATCAAAAATGGAGAACTTGAATATGGCTTGTCAATATAATGGGTATAAGCAAAACattgtaaaatatgtttatataattagaaaatacaatataCATGCATAAAACAACATTGATTGCTAAAAAAGATCTAATATGCACGtcgtaaaaaataattaaatctaTGTTCAATAATTCTGCTTTACTACATATAGGCAATTTTatgctaaaaaaattgttaatcatatttaaaaatactattCGAAAAGAATTAGATAAATGCAatacaatataatattcgaatgaaaaaaaagtaaaagaattttttatgtttttgtaTAGAACGCTTTAATCGTAGttgttaaaataaaaagtattttaacactgtttaaattttttctttcacTTAAGTAATCATTaatctaaattttataagtttttatGAGAAAATGTATATGTGCAATATGATTTTGTCTTAGTAATTATAAGCACTGGGCAATTTTTTGCAGATTTTCGTTACTATTAAATAATGtagttttaaatttgatatcgTATTTATTAACATGCTAAAATCAAAAgcaatttctaaatttgtttaattgttttaatttacaattaaTGCATTATTTATGCACATAATTACTTttggaaaaaattattgactatttaaaatatgcaacatcaaaaattttacatgatcttatattaaacaataaatcaatattatacattaacaaaataattcagaataaaatcaaaataaattcacATACAGATAAcattaaaacaaattataaaacattttttttttgcaacaTGATAatctattaataaaatgatattttgtttatatatgaaaaaaaaacatcagGAATGTAAGAAATTTTGTAGTGGAAATGGtacaaaaagataaaagCGGCAATTCTGGACATCCACATAGATTTAAACCTTTTCTATGTTACTTTATACATATTATCTGAGCAAAATCCTCTAAATACTATCTGGATCGGCCgcaatatatttatattattaaataaacatttgaGTGGTTTGCAATATGTAATGAATTACCTGCTAGGTTATTataatactaaaaaaatattagccAAGCAAATAGGTAAACGGTTGACATCCAAAACAGAAATCTTGCGACATAAAAACTATGACAGGTTAATTGGGACAAGGGGCCGAAAATTTGTAGGATTTTACATATCCTTAAAAAACTTCGAATGATAATGAGTATTATTTCCAGGGAGATGGCTGTTTTATTGAAGATATTTCTCAAAAATCGGGGGAGGGTTGGCTTTATATttactttaaaaacatcacttttatttaaaattaattaaattaacaTTGACGGTTAAAATCTTAATCTTTTAGCAAGAATCTCGTTTTAGAATTCGAAAGTctaaattacaaaatctGGAAGTTGACGGAAAAAAACATtgagaaataaaaaaagctttaaatgtaaaaactgaaaaaaaattataatgatGATTTTATGTACGTAAATATGCAATTATAGTATTCTTGGAGGAAAGGGCGAAAGTACACGTTAGTCCAATAAGTGAAATAGGAGTGCAAcctttaaaacaaaactaTGAAATACCTCTAGatgatttttatgtttCAGATAAACTTTTAAAGAATGGCTAGACATTTACAagttaaaagtaaaaaattaaaattaatgtaaataattttaaacaagAGAAGTTTATTGTTGATGACTTATTTGACAATAGGATATTAGCTACTCGTAAAacattttcaatataattgaaaatttttttatgtatatcaaaatttatttgtggTAGGGCTGATTTGGTCGTGTGTGttattaaagattttaagatgcctagattttttttgctaaaGAAGAACAGGcgattatattaattttggtAAGAGAACGTCGATGTTGGTATTATGAATAGTATATCAGGATGTGCATATTACATACCGATTTCAAACacatttttaactttttatttatagaacTCCTTCAGTAAGGTTTGCATCATTGGacaaattgaaaaaaatgtatatttCTACACATGATTCAAGCGGACTTGCGAAGATGGACCGACATATCAATAATAGAAGTATTTGTTGCAAGAGCTACTCCAAGAAATATCGCCATGCTCGaatgttatataaaaaataaaattttttatctttctgttaaaaacttaataaTCCGAAAGCAGTGATTTTAAGTTGTCAGAAACTTCCATTAATTGTTTATTCTTGTAAGGATAAATGCCAACATGGAGCACATTATCTTATAAAACATGATTTTCCTGGTTTCATTTTATGTGAACTGAAtcagaaataaaatctGCATAAAAATAGTGTATGAGTTCAAGGATTTGAATACGtcagtaattttttttcttttagtttatatttaaatgcGACACacagaatataaaaaagcatTTTAATCGAGGAAATACGAAAGATTAGTATTGAATCTTTGATGTTATACTTATAGGGATTATCAAATTGGTCTATATAGGTTAGGATGAAGTTGGTTTCTGAGGCATTACCCGGGAGTTGGCCATTCCTCGGAT
This window contains:
- a CDS encoding CAAX prenyl protease domain-containing protein — encoded protein: MNKLLKYFVYSCLTIHFSIVSYELVRIFFTSIPKYLLPYDLSYNKLQYIKFVICKMLKLLSFYLIMFIVNLKSKDEHVKDPNISEDSVILDLQNLNESVQSSYNDRWERTSRFIKSNRALLSVYLYLISIDLDTFNPILYVIAPYLMYKILYKLYSRHKYTKIFFWSAISTIAAALYKFLAHKKSKSQIIENDKLPKEIMRYLIKNGYEVVTFNIESDVYNVGVIEAMNNVSIFIFGNIWEIFTDDEFTSVLYHEIGHVVNKSLLSRMLISKALDIFMYVIEFFMIYKNRSLLKQDNTSNTDEDRDIEIKNIICLYVILCISISPFINMINNIYSFIDESEADLFSVKNFDRKHLISALIKFTVENKANFDSSLLFNFMYFTHPCLKRRVELINEM
- a CDS encoding thymidine kinase; protein product: MLKFITGSVLSGKTMLLLEIISLVDPDARWILQRDFPNHNGEFKIQSRARFTEEVNPDEIVTEDMNLFEKFKKLEHKNKIKAVFCDEIQFFTRKHIDQLTKINQEYGVKIYVCGISETHDNNTWDTIKYLNDKLHSTIRIQSKCHYCSKPAETNIRADLNQKTQLIDTVNDGESEKYYGSCLECHDTLYKK